The DNA sequence CGGGGGAGAGGCCAACACAGTTCCGGTCGATACAACGAAGCCGCCGGAACCCATTGAGGCAGACATTGATGCAGACGACCTGAGGGACCTGCTTGAACAGGAGTTGGTCGAAGCCATTTCAGTTGATGATGGCGAAGAGGTCGAGCGTCTGGCTGAGGAGCTGCGTCTCCATCTGGAGCTTTGGCCCAGCACCAAAAGTCCCACACGAACCTGAATCGTGAATGCTATCGTCTGCGCACCAGCCATCATGGTGGCTGTCTGACGTGGTGGACGAGCTTGCGGATTTTTTGCGCAGACCGATTGAATTCTGGGCTTATTCGCGTTCCGGTCCGTTTTGGCTGGTCATTTGGTGTTCCGGACAAAGGTGGCCGAGTTGTCGAAGGCGCTCGCTTGTCAGGCGCGTTGACCTCAGGCGGCAGGCCGGCAAAATCCGGGCAACAAAAAACCCCGAAAGCGGTTGTCCACTTCCGGGGTCTGGATCGATTGCCGGTTTGGTGCGATCAGTCGGCGATCGTGACCAGGGCCTTGTCGCGGGCTGCGGCGGTTTTTTGCACCGAGTCCTGAACCTTTTCAAAGGCGCGGACCTCGATCTGGCGCACTCGCTCGCGGCTGATGGAAAACTCCGTTGACAGATCTTCCAGCGTAATCGGGTCGTCACGCAGACGCCGCGCCTCGAAAATTCGCCGTTCACGTTCGTTGAGAACATCAAGCGCGCTCTGCAGCATGCCGCGCCGGGTTTCAAGCTGATCCTGTTCGACCAGCATGTCTTCCTGGCTCTCGGAATCATCGACCAGCCAATCCTGCCACTGACCGGATTCGCCTTCGCCGGCCTTGATCGGCGCGTTGAGCGAGGCGTCACCAGCCAGGCGACGGTTCATCGAAATGACTTCCGCTTCGGAGACGTTGAGCTTGGTGGCGATTTCGGCAACCTGATGCGGGCGAAGATCGCCATCCTCGACAGCCTGAATCTTGCTCTTGACCTTGCGCAGGTTGAAAAACAACCGCTTCTGGTTGGCGGTGGTTCCCATTTTGACCAGCGACCAGGACCTCAGGATATATTCCTGAATTGATGCCTTGATCCACCACATGGCGTAGGTGGCGAGACGAAAACCCCGTTCTGGATCGAATTTCTTGACCGCCTGCATGAGGCCGACATTGCCTTCGGAGATCACTTCGCCGATCGGCAGGCCG is a window from the Hoeflea sp. IMCC20628 genome containing:
- the rpoH gene encoding RNA polymerase sigma factor RpoH; the protein is MAQGSLPSISAGENGLNRYLSEIRKFPMLEPQEEYMLAKRFLEHEDTKAAHKLVTSHLRLVAKIAMGYRGYGLPIGEVISEGNVGLMQAVKKFDPERGFRLATYAMWWIKASIQEYILRSWSLVKMGTTANQKRLFFNLRKVKSKIQAVEDGDLRPHQVAEIATKLNVSEAEVISMNRRLAGDASLNAPIKAGEGESGQWQDWLVDDSESQEDMLVEQDQLETRRGMLQSALDVLNERERRIFEARRLRDDPITLEDLSTEFSISRERVRQIEVRAFEKVQDSVQKTAAARDKALVTIAD